Within the Pseudomonas putida genome, the region GGCCGTTCATGTTCGACCGTAGCCTGCTGCCGGAGGGCTCATAGTGTTCAGCCCCCGCGCGTTTCACTCGATGGCCAGCGGAGAGCGACACAAACCCTGAGCAGCCTGCGCCGCCCAGGGTGGTAGAAGGCCTGCCCGTCACGGCGTTTGGTCGGAGCTTCCCTTGCTCGGCGTTGGCAGATTTTCAGCCGGTATCCTTTGCGCTGGCTGACACCCTGCAGAGCAGCTGCCACACGCGTCACTTGCGCAACCACCAGTTGCCGACGATCTCAAACGGCGCCACAGGCTGCGCGCGCAGCCGAGCAGCACGAGCGCTACGATGGCGTATTGCACCAGGAGGCTCATGAGGCGGCCCGAACGATGCTGTAGGTCAGCCACGCCATGACGTAGGCCACAACGAACATGTAGCCAAACGCCAAACCCACCTGCCGCCAGCTGGCAGTCTCCTTGCGGATCACCGCCAAGGTCGACATGCATTGAGGCGCGAATGCGAACCAGACCATCAGCGACAGCGCGCTGGCCATCGAGATCTGCGCCGACAACACGTGGCCAAGTGACGACACATCCTCGGCGCTGGCCACTGAATACACCGTCGCCAGCGTTGCCACCGCCGTTTCCCTGGCTGCGAAAGCCGGGATCAGTGCCAGGGTAATCTGCCAGTTGAAACCCAGCGGAGCAAAAAGCGGCTGCAGGGCTTTGCCCAGATAGCCCGCCACGCTGTAATCGATCGCGGCCCCGGCTGCACCGGCGGGGGGCGCTGGGAATGTCGAGATGAACCACATGACGACGGTGAGGGCCAGGATCACCCCGGTGAGTTTCTTCAGAAACAGATAACCACGCTCCCACAGTCTCTGGGCCAGGTCCCTTGCGCAGGGCATCCTGTAGGCCGGCAGCTCCATCAGTAGCAGTGGTTGCGCCATGGCCGTGGGCCTCAGGCGCTTGCATACCCAGCCTACGGCCATGGCGCCGACGATCCCCAGCACATACAGCGCAAGCAGTACCAGCCCCTGCAAGCCGAGCACGCCTGCTATGGTCTTGTCGGGTATCACCGCGCCTATCAGAAGGGCATACACCGGCAAGCGTGCCGAGCACGTCATCAGCGGCGCTACCAGTATGGTTGTGAGCCGGTCGTAGCGGTCGCTGATGCTGCGTGCCCCGATGATGCCCGGGATGGCGCAGGCAAAGCTCGACAGCAAAGGGATGAACGAGCGGCCCGACAGGCCCACCCCTCGCATCAGTCGATCGAGTATGAACGCTGCGCGGGGCAGATAACCGGATTCCTCCAGAACGAAAATACAGAAGAACAGCACCAGAATTTGCGGCATGAAACCCAACACGGTGCCCAGGCCACCGATCAACCCGTCGCACAGCAACCCTTGTAGCGGGCCGGCAGGTAGAAGGGTGCGGGTCAGCGTTGCCAGCAGGTCGAAACCGTCAGCGATGGCGTCAGTGATGGGTTTACCCACCAGGTAGACGCTTTGGAAAACCACCAGCATGACCGTCAACAGCACTAAAGGGCCCACCAGGGGGTGGATCAGCCATCGGTCAATGGCATCTACGCGTGTATCACCCACCTGCGGGGTTACCACGCAGGTGGCGAGAATCTGACGAACCCGGGTGTGCAGGTCCTCTTCCATCGGTACCGCTGCAACCTGGTGTTCGCAGGGTGCATCGAGCGCCTTGAGCAGCTCGTCAGCCCCGTCGCGACGAACGGCGATGGTTTGCACGACAGGCGCATTCAGCGCCGCTGACAGCTTGCGGGTGTCGATGCATATACCGCGCTTGCGCGCAGCATCGGCCATGTTCAAGACCAGGATGATGGGGATGTCGTAACGTTGGACTTCAAGGACGAAACGCAGGTGCAAACGCAGGTTGGTGGCGTCTACGACGCACAGCAGCAAATCGGGGCGAGCCTCGCCGGGGTAGTCGCCCTGAAGCACGCGCAGTGTCACCCGTTCATCGTCGCTGACGGCAGACAGGCTGTAGGTGCCCGGCAAATCGAGAACCCGGCATGCGCGGCCTGACGCTGTGCGAAGCACGCCCTCTTTGCGCTCGACCGTCGCGCCAGCATAGTTCGCCACCTTTTGCCGCGCACCGGTGAGCACGTTGAAGAGGGCTGTCTTTCCGCAATTCGGGTTGCCGACCAGGGCTAAGCGGGTCCCGGACATCAGACGCCTACCTCCACCACGATGCGCATGGCTTCATTACGGCGCAGCGCGAAGCGGGTGCCGGCAACCTGTACCAGAATGGGGTCTGCTCCCCACGGTGCGCGCGCCACTACCGTTACAGGTTCACCGGGGACAAATCCGATATCCTGCAGGCGCTGGCTGAGGCAATCAGAGGTGTCCGCCTTCAGAACCTCGGTGACGAACGCTTTTTGCTGATGCGGCAAATCGCACAGATACATCGAACTACCCATGATGTTAATGATTCGGATTTGCGTTGATGCTATTGGCCGCGCAGGCCAGATACAAGGAATGTGAAGATATCTTCACGAAAGCCAGGCACCTGGTGTATCTGGTTTGAGCGCGAGGCGCAGATGACGTTTATCAACCCTGCTCACAAGGACCTGACCGCATGAAAGCACCCTTGACCTTCTGCCTGCTGGCAGCCATGACCGGCACGGCCCTGGCCGCGCCCCCCGTTTCGCGCCTCGATGAGGTGCTTCAGCGCGGTACGCTCAAGGTCTGCACGACGGGCGACTACAAGCCCTATTCTTCCCTGCGTGCGGACGGCAGCTATGAAGGCATCGACATTGCCATGGCACAGTCCCTGGCCAAGAGCCTCGATGTGAACATTCAGTGGGTGCCCACCACCTGGAAAACCCTGATGCCGGACTTCCTGGGCCAAGGCTGTGACATTGCAGTCGGGGGCATTTCGGTGTCACTGGAGCGGCAGAGGAAGGCATTTTTCAGCGAGTCACTGGGCGTCGACGGCAAGATCCCGCTGGTACGCTGCGCCGATGTGCAGCGTTATCAGACCGTGGCGCAAATCAACCAGCCCCAGGTCAGCGTGATCGAACCCGCTGGTGGCACCAACGAGGCGTTCGCACGGGCGCATCTGGGCCAGGCGAGCATACGCCTGCACGATAACGTGACGATTTTCGACGAGCTGCTGTCGGGCAAGGCCGATGTGATGATCACTGACGCCAGCGAAGCCCGTTATCAGCAGAAGCTCAAACCCGGGTTGTGCGCGGTCAACCCGGAGCGCGCCATGCAATACAGCGAAAAAGCCTTCCTGCTGCCTCGTGATGATGTGGCCTGGAAAGGCTACGTCGACCAGTGGTTGCACCTGAGCGTGGCCAACGGCAGCTACGACAGCATCACTGCGCAGTGGCTGGCGGCGCCCTGAGGCTGCCACAACCGCCCGTTTCCAGGCGATTGTGATCGTTGCGCCCTCTGCCAGGTCAGACAGCGGCGGCGAGCTTGGCGCTGGTCTGGCGACGGCGATAGGCACTGTCGCGGCTCGCCAGCCACCAGTACAGCGGCGAAGTGATCAGCAGGCCCACCAGCCAGGACAGGTCGGCGCCGTTGATGTGCTCGGAGATCGGCCCCACGTACAGCGGCGTGTTCATGAACGGGATCTGCACCACGATACCCACGGCATAGGCGGCCAGCGCCTGCGGGTTGTAGCGCCCGTAGATACCGCCATCGACCTTGAAGATCGACTGGATGTCGTAGTCGCCCTTGTGAATCACATAGAAGTCGATCAGGTTGATCGCAGTCCACGGCACCAGCACCACCAGCAACACCAGCACCATGTCGACGAAGTGGCCGATGAAGTCGGCTGAGGCAAACACTGCCACTACGCAGCAGGCCACCAGCACGATCAGCGACAGTACCGCACGGCTCTTGGCGGTGGGGATCCAGCGGTAGGCGAAGGTCTGGATCAGGGTGATGATCGACAGCACTGCGCCGTAGAGGTTGAGAGCGTTGTGGCTGATCACGCTGAGCAGGAACAGCACCAGCATGATCGGGCCGAGGGTGCCGGTGGCGAGCTTGACCGCATCCATGGTGTCCATGCCGGCGGGGATCGCCAGCACCGCGACGGCGCCGAAGATGAACGATAGGCTCGAGCCCAGCGCCGACCCCAGGTAGGTGGTCCAGAAGGTCGAAGATACCTTCACGTCAGCCGGCAGGTATCGCGAGTAGTCCGACACGTACGGGGCGAAGGCGATCTGCCACAGCGCCGCCAGCGACACCGTGGCCAGCCAGCCGGCCAGGTTGAAGCCGCCGCGGGTCAGGAAATCGTCGCTCTGCACGTGGCTGAAGATGTAGCCGAAGCCGACCACGATGCCGATGCCCAGTACCCAGGTGCCGATGCGGTTGAGTACGTGGATGAAGCGATAGCCGATGATGCCGATGATTCCCGAGCCCAGCGCGCCGATGACGATACCCACCGGTACCGGCACGCTGTCTACCACGCCATGCAGCGATTTGCCGGCCAGGACGATGTTGGAGGCGAAAAAGCCGATGTACATCACCCCGGCGATCACCACCACCAGCAGTGCCCCGAGCGAGCCGAACTGGGCGCGGCTCTGGATCATCTGTGGGATGCCCATTTGCGGGCCCTGCGCCGAGTGCAGTGCCATCAACACGCCGCCGACCAGGTGGCCGACCAGAATGGCGACGATGCCCCACAGCAGGTTCAGGTGAAACAGCTGCACGCCGAGCGCGCCGGTGACGATGGGCAGCGGCGCGATGTTGCCGCCAAACCACAGCGTGAACAGATCCCTTACCTTTCCATGGCGGTCTTGTGGCGGCACGTAGCCGATCGTGTGTTTTTCTATGAGGGGTGCCGAATTGGCTGCACTGGTCATGACTGACTCCAAGGCAAGGTGGGGCATCGGGTGCTGCCCGGGTGCGTGCCGGCGAAGGGCGACGCGTTCTTGTTGGAGCGATGATGCGGGGAGCGGGGGGAAGGAGAAATTAGTAAATATGTGCCCATAAACCTTAAAAAACCTAAGGCTGACAAAAGGTTAAGAGGCCAGTGGTAGCAAAGAGCGCGCCACCGGGCTGGAAGGCGCGGGCTTGGCCGGTTCGGGCAGGCATGCGTGCATACGGGTGGGCGGTGTTGGTGCGAACTGCCCGATTGCAGTGCGCCCGGTTACATCGGCAGTATCCGGTCCTGAATCACCTCTTTCATCACCAGGGTCGAACTCAAGCGCTTGACGTTGGGGATGCTGGTCAGTTGTTCGTCATACAGTTTCTGAAACGCCGGCAGGTCTTTTGCCACGACATGCAGCAGGTAGTCCGGATCTCCGAACAGCCGCTGCGCCTCGACGATCTGCGGTATTTCGCCCAGAGCCGCCTCAAAATCCGCCACTGGCTGACGGGTGACTTCGCGCAACGTGACGAACACCAGCGCGGCGAAGTTCAGCCCCAACGCGCTGGGTGCCAGGCGTGCGTGGTAACCGAGGATCGCCCCTGATTCCTCCAGCGCCTTTAGCCGCCGATGGCAAGGTGACAGGCTCAGCCCCACGCGATCGGCCAACTCGGTAACCGACAAACGACCATCTTTTTGCAGCTCGGCAAGTATCTTGCGGTCTGTCCTGTCCACGGGGAAAATTCTTCCACTAATAAGGCGTTGAGGGGGAATATACGAAAGATAATGCCCCGCTGGAATCCGTACGCTTTCCTCACTCCAAATTCAGTGAAGGAAGTCTGACGTGTCAATCAATGTGCTGGCGGCGTTCTGGGCCGTGTCATTGCTGTTCGTGATCACCCCCGGTGCAGACTGGGCTTACGCTATCTCGGCCGGCATGCGCGGGCGCTGGGTGATGCCAGCGGTCGCCGGCATGCTGTCCGGGCATTTTCTGGCAACACTGATCGTTGCGGCTGGCGTGGGGAGCCTGGTTGTCGGGCACCCACAGGCATTGTTGTTGCTGACCTTGGCGGGTTGCACCTACCTGCTCTGGCTGGGCGGCAACCTGTTGCTGAGCCCGGCGGTGCCACAAGGGGGGCCGAGTGATTCAAGCGATAGCGGCTCGCGCTGGGCGTTCAGAGGCTTTTGCGTGAGCGGGCTCAACCCCAAGGTATTCCTGTTGTTCCTGGCCTTGCTGCCGCAATTCACGGACCCTCAGTCGAGTTGGCCGGTACCTGTACAGATCCTGCTGCTGGGGCTGGTCCACCTGTGCAGCTCGCTGGTGATCTATCTGCTGGTAGGTTATGGCGCCAAAGCCGTCCTGAGTACCCGGCCGGAGGCGGCGAAGAGGGTGGGGCGGTTATCGGGAGCGGCGATGATCCTGGTGGCGCTGGGGTTGATGGTGGGGCAATTCGGCTGAGGGGCCAGTGACTAACGGCGAGTAGCGGGGAACGAACTGTTTATTGCACATCTCTTATCCTCAGATGGATGGCAATGTGCCCGGGACTCCCCAGAGATGAAACCGCTTCAACGACACGAAACCCCAACGCCGCTACCGCACTTTCTGCTCAATGGCGGTGCCATCGGCACACGGCTGCAGACGATGGACTGGAGCGATTCACCGCTCGGCCCGCCGCAATCCTGGTCGCCCCACCTGCAGGCGGTGATGGCCACATTACTGCCGGCCCAGGCCCAGT harbors:
- a CDS encoding LysE family translocator, with protein sequence MSINVLAAFWAVSLLFVITPGADWAYAISAGMRGRWVMPAVAGMLSGHFLATLIVAAGVGSLVVGHPQALLLLTLAGCTYLLWLGGNLLLSPAVPQGGPSDSSDSGSRWAFRGFCVSGLNPKVFLLFLALLPQFTDPQSSWPVPVQILLLGLVHLCSSLVIYLLVGYGAKAVLSTRPEAAKRVGRLSGAAMILVALGLMVGQFG
- a CDS encoding FeoA family protein; translation: MGSSMYLCDLPHQQKAFVTEVLKADTSDCLSQRLQDIGFVPGEPVTVVARAPWGADPILVQVAGTRFALRRNEAMRIVVEVGV
- the feoB gene encoding ferrous iron transporter B → MSGTRLALVGNPNCGKTALFNVLTGARQKVANYAGATVERKEGVLRTASGRACRVLDLPGTYSLSAVSDDERVTLRVLQGDYPGEARPDLLLCVVDATNLRLHLRFVLEVQRYDIPIILVLNMADAARKRGICIDTRKLSAALNAPVVQTIAVRRDGADELLKALDAPCEHQVAAVPMEEDLHTRVRQILATCVVTPQVGDTRVDAIDRWLIHPLVGPLVLLTVMLVVFQSVYLVGKPITDAIADGFDLLATLTRTLLPAGPLQGLLCDGLIGGLGTVLGFMPQILVLFFCIFVLEESGYLPRAAFILDRLMRGVGLSGRSFIPLLSSFACAIPGIIGARSISDRYDRLTTILVAPLMTCSARLPVYALLIGAVIPDKTIAGVLGLQGLVLLALYVLGIVGAMAVGWVCKRLRPTAMAQPLLLMELPAYRMPCARDLAQRLWERGYLFLKKLTGVILALTVVMWFISTFPAPPAGAAGAAIDYSVAGYLGKALQPLFAPLGFNWQITLALIPAFAARETAVATLATVYSVASAEDVSSLGHVLSAQISMASALSLMVWFAFAPQCMSTLAVIRKETASWRQVGLAFGYMFVVAYVMAWLTYSIVRAAS
- a CDS encoding Lrp/AsnC family transcriptional regulator; the encoded protein is MDRTDRKILAELQKDGRLSVTELADRVGLSLSPCHRRLKALEESGAILGYHARLAPSALGLNFAALVFVTLREVTRQPVADFEAALGEIPQIVEAQRLFGDPDYLLHVVAKDLPAFQKLYDEQLTSIPNVKRLSSTLVMKEVIQDRILPM
- a CDS encoding transporter substrate-binding domain-containing protein is translated as MKAPLTFCLLAAMTGTALAAPPVSRLDEVLQRGTLKVCTTGDYKPYSSLRADGSYEGIDIAMAQSLAKSLDVNIQWVPTTWKTLMPDFLGQGCDIAVGGISVSLERQRKAFFSESLGVDGKIPLVRCADVQRYQTVAQINQPQVSVIEPAGGTNEAFARAHLGQASIRLHDNVTIFDELLSGKADVMITDASEARYQQKLKPGLCAVNPERAMQYSEKAFLLPRDDVAWKGYVDQWLHLSVANGSYDSITAQWLAAP
- a CDS encoding purine-cytosine permease family protein, producing the protein MTSAANSAPLIEKHTIGYVPPQDRHGKVRDLFTLWFGGNIAPLPIVTGALGVQLFHLNLLWGIVAILVGHLVGGVLMALHSAQGPQMGIPQMIQSRAQFGSLGALLVVVIAGVMYIGFFASNIVLAGKSLHGVVDSVPVPVGIVIGALGSGIIGIIGYRFIHVLNRIGTWVLGIGIVVGFGYIFSHVQSDDFLTRGGFNLAGWLATVSLAALWQIAFAPYVSDYSRYLPADVKVSSTFWTTYLGSALGSSLSFIFGAVAVLAIPAGMDTMDAVKLATGTLGPIMLVLFLLSVISHNALNLYGAVLSIITLIQTFAYRWIPTAKSRAVLSLIVLVACCVVAVFASADFIGHFVDMVLVLLVVLVPWTAINLIDFYVIHKGDYDIQSIFKVDGGIYGRYNPQALAAYAVGIVVQIPFMNTPLYVGPISEHINGADLSWLVGLLITSPLYWWLASRDSAYRRRQTSAKLAAAV